The window AGTACGTCAACTAGTGTGTAAAAAAGGATAAATTTCTCAACTTTATTAGTTCGAGAGTCAATTTAGTAATTGTATCTACTAATACTTGGTGAATATATATCgatgctactactcacataagtgtcactatgcagAGTTGTCTCAAGAGCCGATTttcgcttgatggtgaaagatacatctatacaagaattggaaagaaggctaaagttgAGTCAATTGATGTTTTTAGACTACGTGAACCAATGCCtttctggatttagaaaatacatttattgtaccatTTAAGAACCAATTTCtttctggatttagaaaatacatttattataCTATTTTtcgatgaaatttaattttaatttcttttttggaCAAATCagattattcttgttcatttaaaaatgaaattttcagtattttctttaattcagtatTGGTTAGCAATGATACCTTGGTTAATAAGCTTTCTAAATTGAACATCTTTACTCCTACAGTTAACAAcgtaataatgcatagtataggtacgaaACACAAATTGGCCGATGAGAATTtttccatgttgtggcataggtGTTTAGGATATATATCCAAATaacgcctagaaaggttaatgccacatggaattctcgattcccttgacatgtcaaaCTTTAATGTCTGCATAGAATGTGTTAAGGGAAAGACCATTAACAAAATGAACAATGGGGCTAGCCGTTGTAATAACATTTTGGAGCTAATATATACGGACATTTGTGGACCATTCCCTAGGGCATCTTGGAAtagacacacatattttattaacTTCATTGACGACTATTCAAGATTTGGCTAACTGTACATTATTCATGAGAAGTcgcaatctttggacatgtttaaaattttcaaattcgaAGTTGAACTTTAACTAGGAAAGAAAATTAAAGTCATCCAATTTGACCATGGAAGTGAATATTGTTAGGTTGCAATGGTTGCAAACAAAGTTAACTGACTGGTGGTAGGTTCGATATGATAAatcaggtgaacaacgtccaAGAACTTTTGCGAATTACCTTCCTGAGTGTGAGATTGTGCCTCAATATACCATACCTGGTACACCCAGTCAGAATAATATAGCTAATTGTCgcaatcgaaccctaaaagaTATAGTGAAAAGTATGATGACCTTCACTTCTCTACCAAAATCTTTATGGGGTGAGACACTTAAGATTACAATTTACCTACTCAATCGAGTACCTAGTAAGGTAGTAACTAAAAtctcattcgagatgtggacggaTAGACAGCCTAGCATTAGGCATTTACATATTTGGAATTGTccagctgaagctaggccttacaTGCTTAATGAAAGGAAATTGTACTCAAGAATAGTTAGCTGTAATTTTGTAGATTACTCTGAAaagtcaagagggtataaattttataatccctctaatagatccttcttcgaaaagaaaaatatcaaattaattaaggacagtgggagtgataaaatcagggaagtatcttttgagaAAAGCGTTGGCGATCCTCTTGAGATCAATACTAGTGTGATCAGTAGCAGTATGGTTACCATACCGCACATTATGGATATTGTACATCTAGTAagcgtagtgaaccaagatattcccGTGACATCTCCAACGCAATTGGAAGAGTCTGCCACTGAAATTGAggtattgcctcatattgatgagaaagtacctcaaccacctcaagcACAAGTACCTTTAAGACGATCAACAAGGGAACAGAGAACCACaaattctcgtgattatgtttatctctaaAAGCATGATCTGGACATAGGGTTGGAAAGTGATTTTACATCTTTCCACGAAGTCAATCAATGCTCTAACTCTGAAAGATGGATTAACGTCGTGAAAGAAGAGTTGAAATCTATAACAGACAATGATGTTTGGAAACTTATCGAATTATCTGAAGGTATAAACCCGTTAattgtaaatgaatatttaaaaccaAACAAATCAACAGGCAATGTCAAAAAGTATAAGACTCGTCTTGTTGCTAAGGGCATTGATTACAAGAAAACTTTCTCACCTATGTCGACGAAAGATTCCCTTAGGGTAATCATAACACTAGTACctcattatgatttagagctaCATCAAGTGGACGTAAAGAttgcattcctcaatggagacatagaggatTTGGAGCTatagagaactttgagtctaaggactcaaagcacctattatgtagattaaagaagtccatttatgattGAAACAAGCGTCCCGTCAGTGGTATCGGAAATTTGATTAAGTGatacctcatttggatttaagaAGAACCCCATTGAGCaatgcatatatgtcaagttcagtagGAGCAaatttgttatacttgttttgtacGTGGACGATATATTACTTGCGAGCAATAATAATAAGGGTCTGCtgcatcaaaccaagtcatttctatctggtaattttaaaatgaaagatcttggtgaaacatcttttgttttaggcatacagatatGTCGTGATCATTCAAGAGACATTCTTGGACTTTTACAACATGTCTATATTGAAAAGATACTTATAATGTATAACATGCAGAATTGTACATCTAGtgacacacctgtgtcaagaTGTGATAAGTTCAACTTGCAATAGTATCCATGGCTTGAACTTAGAATAAATGAGATAGAACAATTCTCATGTGCGTTGGCAGTGgaaagtctcatgtatgcacaagtttgtaaTCAACCAGATATAGCgtttatagtggggatgttaggcagatatgttAGTAATCCAAAACCGTCACATTGGAAAATAGTTAAGAGAGTGATACAATATTtacaaagaactaaaggacatatgctcacgtatcaAAGATCAGATCAGGTGATTAGATATTCATACTTCGATTTTGCTAGATGCCTGAATAGCAGAAGGTCCACGTTAGGCTATATTTTCATACTTGCTAGAGGGGTTATCTCTTGGAAGAGCGTCAAGCAAATGCTAGCAACTACGTTTACTATGGAGGCAAGTTGGTAGCATGCTATAAAACACCCAATCACGGGATTTAGTTGAGGAATTTCATCACAACATTGCAAATCATTATGGCATTGACCGACCACTGATgatctattgtgataataaaaCCGCGGAACTTTATGTCAAAAACAACTGCAGTTCGTCGAAGTATaagcacatcgacatcaagtttctagtggCTAAAAAAAAAGAATCCAGAGTCGTCAGGTTATGATAGAGCACATGAGCACAGATTACATGTTGGCtaatccactcaccaaaggcttggtacctaaggtgtttcatgcacAAGTTATAGATATGAAAGTCCTTATGAAAGAAGAACTCATCAAGTAGGAgcatgtatttattttattactctatgttgattaataaagataaatatttttttgattagtgtacgtacttaaagttcaaaatattcatggatattttatttgtttaacacTCTGAATAAAATATGCCATGATTTACTGCTGCTGTCTAACATTtgatgtttgtaaatatgatatatagattccttttggaatcataaagtttgcaatttagcataaagtatttgcacatatgatctgacctcttttgaggtcaCCTTAGaaccagttgaaaattgacatgtattgatcacatttcatATAATTTCCATCTACACATCTACATCATAATTATGTCgttaatgacattggtattatGATTACTATTGGggcttgttacgatcatatacaaTAGTATGACCTCTTTAGTCATATACCAATGATGTTATTGAACGAGATTATTTACAGAAATATTCTATACCTATAAAGTTtgatattaattaaagttttgcttgtattttgtaaaCAACTCACAAGTAGTCTAAGTGTGAGATTGTTGGTTATTATCTTCAATTAGTGAGCTTAATTGTAAGTTGTGCATATGAGTACAAACTGAATCCATTAAAGTTATATAACTTAAGCTTATTGGATTTCGGGTTATCAGATATGGGTTGAATGTGTAGAACCTTTTAGCTCAATCCATTATAAACTATAGGCTAATAACGGATTGATTGCCTATATAAGGAGAGGTCCCAAGGGTTTAGGGTATCAAATCTTGACATAGTTTCTTGTTCCCCATTGACAAAAAAACTTTTCGGCATTATCACCCCTAAGCCCCTTAGAAGATCTTCCCCGTTTGTttccgcttcttcttcttcctcaagttcttCCAAACAACGCTAAAGGACAAGGAGAATGACTCTTCAATTAGGTTCCTTGTCGTTTTTGTTTATGCTTATATATTATGtcatattttttataaaactagATCATATCTTGTGTTTTTTCAATTCAAGTTTTTATAATTCCTTCCTAGAATTCATGCAGTTAAGAGAAAATTCATGTTCTATCATGATGGAGTTTAATTAAAGATGCATATACTACAAAGCAAACATTCAACTATCTTATTTATGTTTAGCATAAATTCAAGAACATTTCCAAATTCCATGATTATCAAAAGTGAAAGAGATGAGGATAATAATGATTAGGTATGGAACACTTTAAAGTGTATTGATATGGGGGATAGTTGGTCTACACGAAGTGCAATGGGGATCATCAAAGGTCGAATCCGGACGGGTCGAGACGTGTTAAAGATGGTTTTGATCCAAACCCTCTTCGAGATTGAGATTGTGACTTAGCCGCTCTAGACTCCTCGATACTCGATAGCTCCTGCTCCAGACTTCCTGATACCCGACCGTTTCTGAGTCCAAACTCCTCAACACTCAATCACTCCCAACTCCAAACTTCCCGACACTCAGCCACTCTCGATTCTTGGATTCCTTGACACTATGCCACTCCCAAATCCTCAACACTCGGCCACTGCCGAATCCTCGACACTCAGCCACTCCCAGCTCCTCGACGCTCCACCACTCCTAACTCCTCCACACTCTGCCACTCCTGGCTCCTTGACATTTAGTCACTCCTCAACCATTCCCAACTCCTCGAATGCTTAACTCGATCCTTTGACGATCGATCAGTTCTAGTGCCTTCACTTCACACACTGGAGTATGGAAGGCGTGGCCAACAAAAGATGCGGCAAACATTGGACCATGGGAGTCCAAACGTGGGTGGCAGAAGCAGTGGAGGATGTGAGGTGACATGACATCTCCTCAACTCGAACATGGCTTATTGGGGATGTGAAGACGAGTACATGAGAGACATGTTTATCTGCTCCAAGGTAATTTAAATAAGAGTATGCTCCCGCAGGTGTAGGTACGTGCACAAGCAATCCAGACTTTCCTTCTACTTTTTGCTCCTTTCTCCCTCTATGCTCTCTAAGGCCCAACTCAAGTGTCAAAATAACTGAGCCAAGATCCACCTTAGGCTTCATTCTAACACTCTTTGAGTTTTGCAGAGATCCGTAGAGCTCACTCATCGCTAGACCATTGGAACTTGTCAACCTCGAAGACAACTCACCGATGGTTCACTCATCCACACTCTCAGACCGGAACATGTATAATGCAGCCTTCAAGGATTAATTAAAGTAAAACAACCAATAGTGCAAACAGAAAGAGTTAGGCTTATGAGTCAAATGAAAAACACTAGCTAGTTCGGTAACTAAATCCCATAAAGGTTAGCAAAGAGAATTTTCAAAAAGAGCACCACAGCCAACTAAGTTTTGCTATAAATTTTGTGGGATTCTTCGTCCGTGGAAAAAAAAGGTAAATTCAAGAAACCAAACTTGTCCAAACTCGTATATAGAATGAGGACAAAGAGAATAAAAAGGGAATCCTAGGAAATTCCTAATTGTTTCTATATCTGTTCACTCACTGATTTGTATCTGGTCTAGATCTGCTTTATTCCACTCACTGCTAAATAATATGTTTTTCATCtagattaaaaaagaaaattctaCCTGGTAAATCCCAGAATTGTAAGTAGAATAGTTTTAACAACTTTGCAACAGCAACAAGTGTGACTGACCTTTCTCGATTGAAAAAAAAAGTGTAATCAAAATTTTCTCTATTTAAACAATAATGCAACCAAGGGAAAGAACCCCTTTCCAAAGAGCTAAGAATGAAGCAACAAGAGAAATGCATAAAGATATGTCAAGCTAATTTTACCTGTTCCCCCTGATTTTAAACCATGTCTCAGCACACTGCTTGTGGGCAGCAGCTAAATCATCCTTGCAAGAACAGCCTAATACAATGGGGGCATCTGATTCCGGAGATGCCTTCTCCAGGCTGAGATGACAAATCCTGCAATCTCGCTCAGCTTTATTAATATCCACCTTTACTCCTGAAGAATCTCCACTCTCTAGGCCATCGTGATCAAGTGAAGAATCCGAGACACAGGATTTTCTACAGGCCGCTTTAAATTCATCGATCGAGGCACCGTCACCATCATAAACAGAACTCGCACTGTGGGAGCTATATGGCGAATGCCAAGAGTGCTCTTCAGCATCTGAGTAGCAAATGTTTTCTTCATCACTCTCATTACCATGACAGCGATGTGCCCCTTCTTCTACGTCACCGTAGGGTTTCCATTTCCCAATCATTTTAACCATTCGACAATAATTTTAACAGCAGAAATTTGTAATATGACAGTAACTTCTATCAGCTTCTTAGATAGGATGCCCTATCTTTTAACCAAGAACTTTGTACAACTCGACGACAAGGAGCAGAAGAATGTGCAATTTCTTCTACATAGAATGAGGAGGATGGCAAGAACAAGCAATAGAAGAGCTCCTTCCAAGTTGAGAAACAAAGTCAGACAGCCAGGAACTTAGAAACCCACAATGAAGTTGACTCTCTTTTCTTAGTATTTATCCGTACTGAGCTGAGCCATAATCACAATCTTTTGAGCAACtccttcaagaaaaaaaaaacacgacTATAAATCAGCAAAAAAGAAGCTTCCCCATAGGTCACCTGCAAGCTTTGAACAACAAATTGTACCCGAAGGGCCGTTACATTAAACACGAGGTTTTCCAAAAAAATAAGGACGATCCTAAATCCCAAGTTCCCTACAATGCGTGAATAATGGGGAGTAAGGGAAGTAGGACAAAAAATCGATTTTTGTGAACTCTCATCCTTGGATGAAGGACCACGAGCAGAATAGAcagattataaataaataaaacaattcaCGATGGCCACATTAAGATCCTGAAAATAAAGTCCTCACAAACTGACGATTTTACCAGCAGCCGTGGCGGCGGCGGCACCAGGGGAGCTGAGCTCGCTCTGCTCGGAGGAACCAGAAATCAAATAGAGACCAAGGGAGGAGAAGTGGAGTAGAACCGGGGTTGTAGGAGCAAAGATGAAGAGACCCGACGAACTGTGCAGGCATGGATTCTTATGACAGCGGCAGGGCCACAAACGGGAGAGAgcaaaaactttaatttttttttaatctaggtATTGAATTCTACGAACTCATTAATTTTGGAAATAATCCATCCGACCTTTCGATCCAAAATTATAAGATGAAAAGATAGCAAAACGCtttaaattatagtaaaaaaataattacGGTTTCTCTTAATAATTTGAAAgtagagaattttttttataattttttttaaaaataattaatcaagttGGGTAACGTAAATTGGAATAATCGATCTGACCTTATGAAAATTTCCGGCCACACTAAGGTAATACGTTGTAGTTAGAAATCAAACCGGGAATGAGCTGATATTGCCTCTAAACCTTTTGATTTATGTAGGTTTGAAATGCCAAATCATCATTGATGAAGAGGGTCTCGGAGTCTAAAGGGAATTTAGTCATGTTGTAATTCACCCTCTTTTAACTCCATGAATTTAGCTGGATTAAAATGTGCCTTTTGTGATCCACTCGATGTTGCCCAGATATAcaattgattttaaaaaagaagaaagagttcCTTGCTATTCCAAATGGTCACGCTTCCTTATCACTGAGTTCTTCGGAGGGTCTTCCACGAGAATGAACCATGAAGGACCACCTTAAGATAACTATCATCACCACCGGGGACCCAAATTGATAGATCAAGACGCACAGTTCTGTGATTGCCGGAAGCATGCGGCCGACCGAAGTAAAGCGACCTATTCTCTTCTCCGAGGGAGTCATCAAAGCCTCTAACTCCCATCATTAAAGTTCCAAACACGTTAAACTTTGCAAACTAAAAAATGGaaattgaaatatatatatatatatatatagcgacGGTGGACGACATCTAATGTGAATGGTCTTACGCAtccaaaattgattttttttatttccctCTCTCGTTTGCATgtaatttttttctctctcctgcaTGCACATCGGTGTTGATTTCTACAAACCAGCACCAACATAAAAAAATCAACACCAACATGTTGGTGCTAATTTGTGTAAATCAGCATCACATtagtgttggtctttaaagatcaaCACCAACAATAATGCAAAATAATGCAAATCAAATACCATGTTGGTATTGAtggatcgtttgaagcgatagaggggggtgaatatcgcgcgctttaaaattattcttttcttttgaaaccaaagtcgtgcagcggaaaataaaaagagacaaggtattttacttcgttcggagcctagctcgactcctactcgaaggcccgtagtccttgaccgcaccgatgggtaaagcactaaaactcttctctccgaactcctcggagagaagcagatcgtacaagtacaagagATATAAGATAATAACAGCTCTACTATCTTATATAATTtaagtgcaacaataataaatttaCCGACAAATGAATTTGAAAGTCGAAGCTTGTGGTCGGCGCGAATGCAGAGATTGATGGAGACTTGTTGCTTCGAGCAGCTTGCAGAACAACAATTTTTTTATCAGTAAAGTTGTTACTGGCCTCTGACctcgagccttaatttataggtgcactgaggttcggtcgaccgatccctctattcggtcgaccgaaccagctccgatcacccacagctggagtctgacgctggctcataaattctgcattaactggccttcaatggttcggtcgaccgaacccttttatcggtcgaccgaacaagcttttaccttgttcgtcgaagtctgccagaatcttgaattaatgcgcgtttaatgttgattggatcggtcgactgatcctcttgttcggtcgaccgatcagcccttctctCCTTTGCTTGCTGATCGTGTCTGATGCACTGGCTGTGCTGAGTCaccaaggttcagtcgaccgatcttattgttcggtcgaccgatcaagctttaatTGGCCTCAGTCTGTTTTGGTCTGATCTGAAACACTGCTTTGATAACTTctgtttcggtcgaccgatcctctggttcggtcgaccaatcaagtctgacctgcaaaacagtgttagaccaaaaacatcctgcaacataaaggttagcacaataatattataatgcatgagtaatataaaagacagtagaactgtcttgatctcaactttgaaaccttcccggtttcttcagttggatcagcgacctaaggttgttccctctgggaacccgacctcactgtcgctcctccagtttgcttacctcaacctacctgccaagcTTTGATCCTCTAgatccagtttggacttttcactcagtcttgatcggctccccaggacttttcttttgatcttcagtcctccagacttctcgatcacaccgccaagcattgggtccccttgacctgcttggacttgcacctgggttccacgatctgctaagacttttctgcctagcctccagctaggacttttccagttGAGTAGTCATCCTGTACactcaatcaacttgttagatcacaacaagagtTAACttggaacctttgacaacatcaaaactcatgtttgattctggtgcaacttgcaccaacaggtATTGGTCCTTAAAGATTAACACTAATAGTGGTACAAATAAACATAAATCAGTAGTACATTGGTGCTGATTTTTAGAGATCAACACCAACAATGGTGCAAACCAGTGCAAATCAGCATCATGTTAGTGTTGGTTTGCACAAATCAGCACCAcattggtgttggtctttaaagactagCACAAATAGTGGTGTAGGTCTTTAAAGACCCGCACCAATAGTGGTGTAAAGTAGCGCAAATCAATACAACATTAGTGCTAGTTTATGTAAATCAACACCACATTGGTATTGGTGGTGTTGGTATTTAAAGACCAGCGCCAATAGTGATGCAAACCAACAGTGGTGCAAACTAGTGCAAATCAACACCATGTTGGTGCTAGTCTTTAAAGATTGACACCACATTTGTACTAGTCTTTAaagacctggggtttaccccaccatgcgcctatggcctgtgtatctgcatgtacctccctccatatccgtgagactgacactaggggggccgctaaggtagcggtgCTATCTTTTTTAAAAGATCAGCACAACAGTGGTGCAAACCAATGCAAATCAATATCACattggtgctggtctttaaagatATGCACCAATAGTGGTGCAAACTAACATAAATCAGCACTATATTGGTGCTGGTTTGTGTAAATCGACACCACGTTAGTACTAATTTGAGTAAATCAATACCACATTGGTGTTAGTTTGTGCAAATTAGCACCACGTTGGTACTAGTCTTTAAAGATCAGCACCAATAGTAGTACTAGTCTAAACCATGTATATAAACTTTAAAAGaccttatatgggctaaaacaagctccccgggcttggtatgaacgattgtcaacattcctagtatcaaaagggtttcatagagggaAAATTGATCCcaccttatttttgaaaaatagtggtaatgatatgtttgtggcccaagtatttgtagatgacattatttgtgattccacaaataaagattttttaaatgagttcattaatcacatggagagtgagtttgaaatgaattTGGTTGGCGAGTTGacatttttcttaggtttacaaattaagcaacccaaagaggaaatctacattcatcaatctaaatatgctaaagagctatttaagaaatttggaatggaaaatgcaaaagatatatctactcccatggccaCTAGTACTAAATTAGATAAAGATCTTGAGGGGAAGAGGTTGACTCTAGGGTGTATCGTAGTGTATATGAAGTCTTCtttatctcacggctagtagacccgatatactttttACCGTGGGTATGTGTTCAAGGTATCAATCTtatgccaaggagtcacatttgagttcCGTTAAGTAAATTCTCCGATATTTCAAGGGAACTCAAAATGTTGGCATTTGGTATCCTCGAACcaaaacttttgacctagtgggatataccgattctgattatgccggatgcaaattagatcgcaaaagtactagtggtggttgtcaatttctaggatcctctctagtaagttggtcaagtaggaaacaacattgtgtagctctcttcacaaccgaagcggaatatattgctATGGGAAAGtatgtatcacaattattgtggatgacccaTACTTTagaggactataaacttacctataacaataTTCAAATTCTTTGTGATAATGTAAGTACAATCAActaacacatagaggttaagcatcattttatccgtgatcatgtaactcgaggtgacaTTGTTCTAAATtatattg is drawn from Zingiber officinale cultivar Zhangliang chromosome 1B, Zo_v1.1, whole genome shotgun sequence and contains these coding sequences:
- the LOC122051526 gene encoding uncharacterized protein LOC122051526, translating into MVKMIGKWKPYGDVEEGAHRCHGNESDEENICYSDAEEHSWHSPYSSHSASSVYDGDGASIDEFKAACRKSCVSDSSLDHDGLESGDSSGVKVDINKAERDCRICHLSLEKASPESDAPIVLGCSCKDDLAAAHKQCAETWFKIRGNRICEICGSTARNVVGATETETVEQRSEVDTLTIPPPPSETRSIWQGHRFLKFLLACLVLAFVVSWLFRFNAPG